The following proteins are co-located in the Noviherbaspirillum sp. UKPF54 genome:
- a CDS encoding PTS sugar transporter subunit IIA produces MTNLAKILSASNVVLDLEVSSKKRAFEQAGLIFENNCGIARSVVSDNLFARERLGSTGLGHGVAVPHGRIKGLKSPLAAFVRLKEPIPFESPDGQPVRLLVFLLIPDQVTQQHLEILSEIAEMFSDEGFRNVLTTDPDPLSVHARIVARQPIAHA; encoded by the coding sequence ATGACTAACCTCGCAAAAATCCTGTCGGCAAGCAATGTCGTTCTTGATCTCGAAGTATCGAGCAAGAAGCGCGCATTCGAGCAGGCGGGACTGATCTTTGAAAACAATTGCGGCATTGCGCGCTCAGTAGTGTCCGACAACCTGTTTGCGCGCGAGCGGCTGGGATCGACCGGGTTGGGCCATGGAGTAGCCGTGCCGCATGGACGGATCAAGGGATTGAAATCGCCGCTGGCGGCCTTCGTGCGGCTGAAGGAGCCCATTCCGTTCGAATCGCCCGACGGACAGCCGGTGAGACTACTGGTTTTCCTGCTCATTCCGGACCAGGTGACGCAGCAGCATCTGGAAATCCTGTCAGAAATCGCCGAAATGTTTTCCGATGAGGGCTTCCGCAACGTACTGACTACAGACCCGGATCCATTATCGGTACATGCACGCATTGTTGCACGACAGCCAATCGCGCATGCATAA